A DNA window from Ornithinimicrobium humiphilum contains the following coding sequences:
- the prfB gene encoding peptide chain release factor 2, whose protein sequence is MAVDFDNEIKHLRTTMSSVREVTDLESLQAQIADLEAKASAPDLWDDVERAQQVTSALSRAKAEHDRVTGMDARIDDLEALVELGREENDAESLDEAERDLAKLKKDVDLLEVRTLLNGEYDEREAVVTIRAGAGGVDAADFAEMLMRMYLRWAERHGYPTQVLDTSYAEEAGLKSATFEVKVPYAFGTLAVEAGTHRLVRISPFDNQGRRQTSFAAVEVIPLIESTDSIEIPESELKIDVFRSSGPGGQSVNTTDSAVRMTHIPTGLVVSMQNEKSQIQNRAAALRVLQSRLLLLKKAEEDAARKEMAGDVKASWGDQMRSYVLHPYQMVKDLRTGHEVGSTAAVLDGDIDDFIEAGIRWKRAQEKATD, encoded by the coding sequence GTGGCCGTGGACTTCGACAACGAGATCAAGCACCTGCGCACGACCATGTCGTCCGTGCGCGAGGTGACCGACCTGGAGAGCCTGCAGGCCCAGATCGCCGACCTGGAGGCCAAGGCCTCCGCCCCCGACCTGTGGGACGACGTCGAGCGCGCGCAGCAGGTGACCTCCGCCCTGTCCCGCGCCAAGGCCGAGCACGACCGCGTCACCGGCATGGACGCCCGCATCGACGACCTCGAGGCGCTCGTCGAGCTGGGCCGTGAGGAGAACGACGCCGAGTCCCTCGATGAGGCCGAGCGCGACCTCGCCAAGCTCAAGAAGGACGTCGACCTGCTCGAGGTGCGCACGCTCCTCAACGGCGAGTACGACGAGCGTGAGGCCGTCGTGACCATCCGGGCCGGCGCCGGTGGCGTCGACGCCGCCGACTTCGCCGAGATGCTCATGCGCATGTACCTGCGCTGGGCCGAGCGCCACGGCTACCCGACCCAGGTGCTCGACACCTCCTACGCCGAGGAGGCGGGCCTGAAGTCGGCCACCTTCGAGGTCAAGGTGCCCTACGCCTTCGGCACCCTCGCCGTCGAGGCCGGCACCCACCGCCTGGTGCGCATCAGCCCCTTCGACAACCAGGGCCGTCGCCAGACCAGCTTCGCCGCGGTCGAGGTCATCCCGCTCATCGAGAGCACCGACTCCATCGAGATCCCCGAGTCCGAGCTGAAGATCGACGTCTTCCGCTCCTCGGGCCCCGGCGGCCAGTCGGTCAACACCACCGACTCCGCGGTGCGCATGACGCACATCCCGACCGGTCTGGTCGTCTCGATGCAGAACGAGAAGAGCCAGATCCAGAACCGCGCCGCCGCGCTCCGCGTCCTCCAGTCGCGACTGCTCCTGCTCAAGAAGGCCGAGGAGGACGCCGCCCGCAAGGAGATGGCCGGCGACGTCAAGGCCAGCTGGGGCGACCAGATGCGCTCCTACGTCCTGCACCCCTACCAGATGGTCAAGGACCTGCGCACCGGTCACGAGGTCGGCTCCACGGCAGCCGTGCTCGACGGCGACATCGACGACTTCATCGAGGCGGGCATCCGCTGGAAGCGCGCGCAGGAGAAGGCGACCGACTGA
- a CDS encoding M23 family metallopeptidase — MSTPVEPRRRGLLVRHRLRGAVALALAGVVLGGPALASDLTDIREKIREVERKESRTDQQRKDAEKSAKELGHELEHTSSALVAADKRLKETTAKVEAARIVLEEAEADLADAEAEAQRIEAELAIARANEATIEESLEANEAAQADSRATVGAIARDSYKQGGMGSLATTLELLAGESDAVDRMAMARTVLRVQDQQIRALATQEAEAVAEQDRLAGVRQDIAYLLALAEANVVAKEEARAAADAAKQELEALEAQQAEDKAALETEKAKVEAELAAEQARSDELADQLAQLASKKHRLKTEERAEVKRLAEEEAKRKAAAEAKRKAEEEAAKRRAEEEAARQRAAAREAERQRQIADEARRRQDQAAADEAARRAAQAQAEADRAARAEREAREQEAAQEAERERERQRERDRAQGGASSGFLSHPMAGGITSEFGMRLHPILGIYVLHSGIDFGAACGTPVKAAADGAIVSTPYDNSRGNYVVIDHGVQRGVNLTTAYLHLQSFAVSPGQWVSRGQVIGYEGTTGSSTGCHLHFETRENGNPVNPRTWL; from the coding sequence ATGAGCACACCCGTCGAGCCGCGCCGTCGCGGCCTGCTGGTCCGGCACCGGCTCCGGGGCGCCGTCGCCCTCGCGCTGGCCGGCGTCGTCCTGGGCGGACCCGCGCTCGCGTCGGACCTGACCGACATCCGCGAGAAGATCCGCGAGGTCGAGCGCAAGGAGAGCAGGACCGACCAGCAGCGCAAGGACGCCGAGAAGTCGGCCAAGGAACTGGGGCACGAGCTCGAGCACACCAGCTCGGCGCTGGTCGCCGCCGACAAGCGGCTCAAGGAGACCACGGCCAAGGTCGAGGCCGCCCGGATCGTGCTGGAGGAGGCCGAGGCGGACCTCGCCGACGCCGAGGCCGAGGCCCAGCGCATCGAGGCCGAGCTCGCGATCGCCCGCGCCAACGAGGCCACCATCGAGGAGTCGCTCGAGGCCAACGAGGCCGCGCAGGCCGACAGCCGCGCCACCGTCGGCGCCATCGCCCGCGACTCCTACAAGCAGGGGGGTATGGGGTCGCTCGCCACCACCCTGGAGCTGCTGGCGGGGGAGTCGGACGCCGTCGACCGGATGGCCATGGCCCGGACCGTGCTGCGCGTGCAGGACCAGCAGATCCGCGCCCTCGCCACCCAGGAGGCCGAGGCCGTCGCCGAGCAGGACCGCCTCGCCGGTGTGCGCCAGGACATCGCCTACCTGCTGGCCCTGGCCGAGGCCAACGTCGTCGCCAAGGAGGAGGCCCGCGCCGCCGCGGATGCTGCCAAGCAGGAGCTGGAGGCGCTGGAGGCGCAGCAGGCCGAGGACAAGGCCGCCCTCGAGACGGAGAAGGCCAAGGTCGAGGCCGAGCTGGCGGCCGAGCAGGCCCGTTCGGACGAGCTGGCCGACCAGCTCGCGCAGCTCGCCTCCAAGAAGCACCGTCTCAAGACCGAGGAGCGGGCCGAGGTCAAGCGTCTCGCCGAGGAGGAGGCCAAGCGCAAGGCCGCGGCCGAGGCCAAGCGCAAGGCTGAGGAGGAGGCCGCCAAGCGCCGGGCCGAGGAGGAGGCCGCCCGTCAGCGGGCCGCCGCCCGTGAGGCCGAGCGGCAGCGCCAGATCGCCGACGAGGCGCGACGCCGCCAGGACCAGGCCGCCGCCGACGAGGCCGCCCGCCGCGCCGCCCAGGCCCAGGCCGAGGCCGACCGGGCCGCCCGCGCCGAGCGCGAGGCCCGCGAGCAGGAGGCCGCCCAGGAGGCCGAGCGCGAGCGGGAGCGGCAGCGCGAGCGCGACCGGGCCCAGGGTGGTGCGTCCTCGGGCTTCCTGAGCCACCCGATGGCGGGCGGCATCACCAGCGAGTTCGGGATGCGCCTGCACCCGATCCTCGGCATCTACGTGCTGCACTCGGGCATCGACTTCGGCGCCGCCTGCGGCACCCCGGTCAAGGCCGCCGCCGACGGCGCGATCGTCTCGACGCCCTACGACAACAGCCGCGGCAACTACGTCGTCATCGACCACGGCGTGCAGCGCGGGGTCAACCTCACCACCGCCTACCTGCACCTGCAGAGCTTCGCGGTCTCTCCGGGGCAGTGGGTCAGCCGGGGCCAGGTCATCGGCTACGAGGGCACGACGGGCAGCTCGACCGGCTGCCACCTGCACTTCGAGACCCGCGAGAACGGCAACCCGGTCAACCCGCGCACCTGGCTCTGA
- a CDS encoding pilus assembly protein: MTVETAFLLVLLVVPLFYLVATLGRAQAGAYAVSAAAREAGRTFVTSPDVESAAGRAVAAADLVFTAHGFEKGEGTVSVACDGGCLESGSRVVVSSEIVVPLPLIPDFMQGSVPTSVALTSRHVEAVDAFREGR, encoded by the coding sequence ATGACGGTCGAGACCGCCTTCCTCCTCGTGCTCCTCGTCGTCCCGCTCTTCTACCTGGTGGCGACGCTCGGCCGGGCCCAGGCCGGGGCGTATGCCGTGTCCGCGGCGGCGCGCGAGGCGGGACGGACGTTCGTCACCTCGCCGGACGTGGAGTCTGCTGCCGGGCGGGCCGTCGCGGCGGCCGACCTGGTCTTCACCGCGCACGGCTTCGAGAAGGGGGAGGGCACCGTGTCGGTCGCCTGCGACGGCGGCTGCCTCGAGTCCGGCAGCCGGGTCGTCGTCTCGTCCGAGATCGTCGTGCCGTTGCCGCTGATCCCCGACTTCATGCAGGGCTCGGTGCCGACGTCCGTCGCGCTGACCTCGCGGCACGTCGAGGCGGTCGACGCCTTCCGGGAGGGTCGGTGA
- the ftsE gene encoding cell division ATP-binding protein FtsE has protein sequence MITLENVSLRYAKGDPWALREVDLDVTRGEFCFVVGQSGSGKSSLLRLINLEQQPTSGRVLVAGHDLGQLPHRRVHLLRRQIGIVFQDFRLLSGRTVAQNVAYVLQVLGASRHEIRQRVPETLALVGLQDKGRRLPHELSGGEQQRVAIARAMVNKPPILLADEPTGNLDPDTSSEIVAILDRINRAGTTVVMATHDTTIVDQFRKRVVQLHQGQVVRDQAEGGYREVAP, from the coding sequence ATGATCACCCTTGAGAACGTCAGTCTGCGCTACGCCAAGGGCGACCCGTGGGCCCTGCGCGAGGTGGACCTGGACGTCACCCGGGGCGAGTTCTGCTTCGTCGTCGGCCAGTCCGGGTCGGGCAAGAGCTCGCTGCTGCGGCTCATCAACCTCGAGCAGCAGCCGACCAGCGGCCGCGTCCTCGTCGCCGGCCACGACCTGGGGCAGCTGCCGCACCGTCGCGTCCACCTGCTGCGTCGTCAGATCGGCATCGTCTTCCAGGACTTCCGCCTGCTCTCCGGACGCACGGTGGCCCAGAACGTCGCCTACGTGCTCCAGGTGCTCGGTGCCTCCCGGCACGAGATCCGCCAGCGCGTCCCCGAGACGCTCGCGCTCGTCGGTCTGCAGGACAAGGGGCGCCGGCTGCCGCACGAGCTCTCCGGCGGCGAGCAGCAGCGCGTCGCCATCGCCCGCGCCATGGTCAACAAGCCGCCGATCCTGCTCGCCGACGAGCCGACCGGCAACCTCGACCCCGACACCAGCTCGGAGATCGTGGCGATCCTCGACCGCATCAACCGGGCCGGCACCACCGTGGTGATGGCCACCCACGACACGACCATCGTCGACCAGTTCCGCAAGCGCGTCGTCCAGCTCCACCAGGGGCAGGTCGTGCGCGACCAGGCCGAGGGCGGCTACCGGGAGGTGGCGCCGTGA
- the ftsX gene encoding permease-like cell division protein FtsX produces the protein MRPGFLLGEVANGLRRNASMFVSVVLVTMVSLFFLGIGLLAQAQVNTAKGFWYDRVQVSIFLCTPDAGEVASCAGGAVTEEQRDQIREDLESLRPLVTEVFYESNEEAYERFREQFRNSPVLDSIPQEAIPESFRVNLSDPSKYEVIRAAFEQAPGVESVEDQREVVDKLFTFLGVLSVGALALAVAMVVCAVLLISTTIRLTAWSRRRETAIKRMVGASAFSIHLPFILETVLATLAGAALAIGLLWATVRYGISGFLSELLAGDSGLISLVGPRDLWLITPFLVGGALLLAVITAWLALHRHVRV, from the coding sequence GTGAGGCCGGGGTTCCTGCTCGGGGAGGTCGCCAACGGGCTGCGGCGCAACGCCTCGATGTTCGTCTCCGTGGTCCTGGTGACCATGGTCTCGCTCTTCTTCCTCGGCATCGGGCTGCTCGCCCAGGCGCAGGTCAACACGGCCAAGGGCTTCTGGTACGACCGTGTCCAGGTCTCGATCTTCCTGTGCACCCCCGACGCGGGCGAGGTCGCCTCGTGCGCCGGCGGCGCCGTCACCGAGGAGCAGCGCGACCAGATCCGGGAGGACCTGGAGAGCTTGCGACCGCTGGTCACCGAGGTCTTCTACGAGTCCAACGAGGAGGCCTACGAACGCTTCCGCGAGCAGTTCCGCAACTCCCCGGTCCTGGACTCCATCCCCCAGGAGGCCATCCCCGAGTCCTTCCGCGTCAACCTCTCCGACCCGAGCAAGTACGAGGTCATCCGGGCCGCCTTCGAGCAGGCGCCGGGCGTGGAGAGCGTGGAGGACCAGCGCGAGGTGGTGGACAAGCTCTTCACCTTCCTCGGCGTCCTCAGCGTCGGTGCGCTCGCGCTCGCGGTCGCCATGGTGGTCTGCGCGGTGCTGCTCATCTCGACCACGATCCGGCTCACGGCCTGGTCGCGGCGTCGAGAGACCGCGATCAAACGCATGGTCGGCGCCTCGGCGTTCTCGATCCACCTGCCGTTCATCCTCGAGACCGTGCTCGCCACGCTCGCCGGCGCCGCCCTGGCGATCGGTCTGCTGTGGGCGACCGTGCGCTACGGGATCAGCGGCTTCCTGTCCGAGCTGCTGGCCGGCGACAGCGGCCTCATCAGCCTGGTCGGCCCGCGCGATCTGTGGCTGATCACCCCGTTCCTGGTCGGTGGGGCGCTCCTGCTGGCCGTCATCACCGCCTGGTTGGCGCTGCATCGCCACGTGAGGGTATGA
- a CDS encoding aldehyde dehydrogenase family protein, whose amino-acid sequence MTSTSPAPALAPTAHEADATDQIDLGLDLDLLRRTARDGTTYDLAWRRAQLAALRDLVVEHEDEITEAITADVGKPALEVRLTETSAVVQEIDHLLAHLEEWTAPRTVPVPAVMRPATAEVQLQPKGVVLVIAPWNYPLQLLLSPLAGALAAGNTAVLKPSETVPRVAALVERLVPQHLGREVVQVVTGGVPETTALLAERFDHIVFTGSTRVGRIVMRAAAEHLTPVTLELGGRSPAFVDGTMDLQVVARRLAWGKFTNAGQTCIAPDHVLVTPEAREPLVEALRAAVEEFFGPDPQRSGDLGRVVDAGQHARLVGLLDGHGGQVVIGGQHDAADRFFVAPTVIVDPAPDSAVLGEEIFGPILPLVTVADVEEATALVRAGEHPLALYVFSDDPAVRAAFTTGTTSGGMTIGAPLLHIAAPGLPFGGVGSSGMGAYHGRASIEELSHHRSVLTKPATPDTLRVVYPPHPAWKQSAIRRVLMPLRRPDVLAPVRRILRRG is encoded by the coding sequence ATGACGAGCACCTCGCCGGCCCCCGCCCTCGCTCCCACGGCTCACGAGGCCGACGCGACGGACCAGATCGACCTCGGGCTGGACCTCGACCTGCTGCGTCGGACCGCCCGCGACGGCACGACCTACGACCTCGCCTGGCGGCGGGCGCAGCTCGCCGCGCTGCGCGACCTCGTCGTCGAGCACGAGGACGAGATCACCGAGGCGATCACCGCCGACGTGGGCAAGCCCGCCCTCGAGGTGCGGCTCACCGAGACCTCCGCCGTCGTGCAGGAGATCGACCACCTGCTCGCCCACCTCGAGGAGTGGACCGCACCCCGCACGGTGCCCGTCCCCGCCGTGATGCGGCCGGCGACCGCCGAGGTGCAGCTGCAGCCCAAGGGCGTCGTGCTCGTCATCGCGCCCTGGAACTACCCGCTCCAGCTCCTGCTCTCCCCGCTCGCCGGGGCGCTCGCCGCCGGCAACACCGCGGTGCTCAAGCCCAGCGAGACCGTGCCGCGCGTGGCCGCCCTGGTCGAGCGTCTCGTCCCGCAGCACCTGGGCCGCGAGGTCGTGCAGGTCGTCACCGGCGGCGTGCCCGAGACCACCGCCCTGCTGGCCGAGCGCTTCGACCACATCGTCTTCACCGGCTCCACGCGCGTCGGCCGCATCGTCATGAGGGCCGCGGCCGAGCACCTCACCCCGGTGACCCTCGAGCTCGGTGGGCGCTCGCCCGCCTTCGTGGACGGCACGATGGACCTGCAGGTGGTCGCCCGCCGCCTCGCGTGGGGCAAGTTCACCAACGCCGGCCAGACCTGCATCGCCCCCGACCACGTGCTCGTCACCCCCGAGGCCCGGGAGCCCCTGGTCGAGGCGCTGCGCGCAGCGGTCGAGGAGTTCTTCGGCCCGGACCCGCAGCGCAGCGGCGATCTCGGCCGGGTGGTCGACGCCGGGCAGCACGCCCGGCTCGTCGGGCTCCTCGACGGGCACGGCGGCCAGGTCGTGATCGGCGGGCAGCACGACGCCGCCGACCGGTTCTTCGTCGCGCCGACCGTCATCGTCGACCCCGCGCCCGACTCCGCCGTGCTCGGCGAGGAGATCTTCGGGCCGATCCTGCCGCTGGTGACCGTCGCGGACGTCGAGGAGGCCACCGCGCTGGTCCGGGCGGGGGAGCACCCGCTCGCGCTCTACGTCTTCTCCGACGATCCGGCCGTGCGGGCCGCCTTCACCACCGGCACCACCTCCGGCGGCATGACGATCGGGGCACCGCTGCTGCACATCGCCGCCCCCGGGCTGCCCTTCGGCGGCGTGGGCTCCTCGGGCATGGGCGCCTACCACGGGCGGGCGTCGATCGAGGAGCTCAGCCACCACCGCTCGGTGCTGACCAAGCCCGCGACGCCGGACACGCTGCGGGTCGTCTACCCGCCGCACCCGGCCTGGAAGCAGTCGGCCATCCGCCGCGTTCTGATGCCGCTGCGGCGGCCGGACGTGCTCGCGCCGGTGCGGCGCATCCTGCGGCGCGGCTGA
- a CDS encoding low molecular weight phosphatase family protein, which translates to MELRSAMYDRAVARVQDELTERFRDGFSPAEVAAVIARGREMLEKSGRHAPFVPALLDRWARDELLSTARREGRPLSPLPKILFVCERNEGRSQVAAALAEHLSGGRVLARSAGIHPTGRLNPHASTVLAERGIELRNPLPSEVQADALDAADVLVLIGCSSCDLEGRRTVRWDVDDPYAAELPEARRIADEVEVRVRALLDELGVPVVEGEQAERELAEADVAR; encoded by the coding sequence ATGGAGCTGCGGAGCGCGATGTACGACCGAGCGGTGGCGCGGGTGCAGGACGAGCTGACCGAGCGCTTCCGGGACGGCTTCTCCCCCGCCGAGGTGGCTGCAGTGATCGCCCGGGGTCGCGAGATGCTCGAGAAGTCTGGCCGGCACGCGCCCTTCGTCCCGGCCCTGCTCGACCGCTGGGCCCGCGACGAGCTGCTCTCGACGGCCCGCCGCGAGGGGCGCCCGCTGTCGCCGCTGCCCAAGATCCTCTTCGTCTGCGAGCGCAACGAGGGACGCTCCCAGGTCGCGGCCGCGCTGGCCGAGCACCTCTCGGGCGGCCGCGTGCTCGCCCGCTCCGCCGGCATCCACCCCACCGGCCGTCTCAACCCGCACGCCAGCACCGTCCTGGCCGAGCGCGGCATCGAGCTGCGCAACCCCCTGCCCTCGGAGGTCCAGGCCGACGCCCTCGACGCCGCCGACGTGCTCGTGCTCATCGGCTGCTCGTCGTGCGACCTGGAGGGCCGGCGCACGGTGCGGTGGGACGTCGACGACCCCTACGCCGCGGAGCTGCCGGAGGCGCGGCGCATCGCCGACGAGGTCGAGGTCCGGGTGCGAGCGCTGCTGGACGAGCTGGGCGTGCCGGTCGTGGAGGGTGAGCAGGCCGAGCGCGAGCTGGCGGAGGCCGACGTCGCCCGCTGA
- a CDS encoding nitronate monooxygenase: protein MAVAHTELHPVPTPRRERPRPVVIQGGMGVAVSGWRLAREVAKAGHLGVVSGTAMDAVLSRVLQNGDPGGHYRRALAAFPSRAMAERVLEKYFIEGGKAPAMPYKPIPKLTLQTARAGQELAVVANFAEVWLAKEGLGPDAVVGINCLEKVQMATPTALFGAMLAGVDYVLMGAGIPREIPQLLRSLAAGETGSISADVLGGRIKRTISVDPVDLLGQDLPAVERPDFLAIVSVDQLASYLHRDPQIRPDGFVVERPPAGGHSAPPRGKLQLDEHGEPVYSSRDEADLAKMAALGLPFWMAGAYGTPELVAEALGAGAVGVQVGTLFALSLDSGLADETRAQLLDQLRSDELTVRNDPRASPTGFPFKVATLEGSASQTEVYEARPRLCDLSYLRQPFEREDGEIGYRCAAEPVHMYVKKGGDVEDTVGRKCLCNGLMANIGLGQHRKDGYVEDILVTLGQDLAGAKELIKRYTSGWRAVHALQYLQEALPAVRLAAV, encoded by the coding sequence ATGGCCGTTGCGCACACCGAGCTCCACCCCGTTCCCACCCCGCGCCGAGAGCGCCCCCGCCCCGTCGTCATCCAGGGCGGCATGGGGGTGGCCGTCTCCGGATGGAGGCTCGCCCGCGAGGTGGCCAAGGCCGGCCACCTCGGCGTGGTCTCGGGCACCGCCATGGACGCCGTCCTCTCGCGGGTCCTCCAGAACGGCGACCCGGGCGGGCACTACCGCCGGGCGCTGGCCGCCTTCCCGAGCCGGGCGATGGCCGAGCGGGTGCTGGAGAAGTACTTCATCGAGGGTGGCAAGGCCCCCGCGATGCCCTACAAGCCGATCCCCAAGCTGACCCTGCAGACCGCCCGTGCGGGGCAGGAGCTGGCGGTCGTCGCCAACTTCGCCGAGGTCTGGCTCGCCAAGGAGGGCCTCGGCCCGGACGCCGTCGTCGGCATCAACTGCCTCGAGAAGGTCCAGATGGCGACCCCGACCGCGCTCTTCGGCGCGATGCTCGCGGGCGTCGACTACGTCCTCATGGGCGCGGGCATCCCGCGCGAGATCCCCCAGCTGCTGCGCTCGCTCGCAGCGGGTGAGACCGGCAGCATCTCCGCCGACGTCCTGGGCGGTCGCATCAAGCGGACCATCTCCGTCGACCCGGTCGACCTGCTCGGCCAGGACCTGCCCGCGGTGGAGCGCCCCGACTTCCTGGCGATCGTCTCGGTCGACCAGCTCGCGTCCTACCTGCACCGTGACCCGCAGATCCGCCCCGACGGCTTCGTCGTCGAGCGCCCGCCGGCCGGTGGCCACTCCGCGCCCCCGCGCGGCAAGCTCCAGCTCGACGAGCACGGCGAGCCGGTCTACAGCAGCCGTGACGAGGCCGACCTGGCCAAGATGGCGGCCCTCGGCCTGCCGTTCTGGATGGCGGGCGCCTACGGCACTCCCGAGCTGGTCGCCGAGGCGCTGGGCGCCGGCGCCGTCGGCGTGCAGGTCGGCACGCTCTTCGCGCTCTCCCTCGACTCCGGCCTGGCCGACGAGACCCGCGCCCAGCTGCTCGACCAGCTGCGCAGCGACGAGCTCACCGTGCGCAACGACCCCCGCGCCAGCCCGACGGGCTTCCCCTTCAAGGTGGCGACGCTCGAGGGCAGCGCCAGCCAGACCGAGGTCTACGAGGCCCGCCCGCGGCTGTGCGACCTGTCCTACCTGCGCCAGCCCTTCGAGCGCGAGGACGGCGAGATCGGCTACCGCTGCGCCGCCGAGCCCGTGCACATGTACGTCAAGAAGGGCGGCGACGTCGAGGACACCGTCGGCCGCAAGTGCCTGTGCAACGGCCTGATGGCCAACATCGGCCTGGGCCAGCACCGCAAGGACGGCTACGTCGAGGACATCCTCGTCACCCTCGGCCAGGACCTCGCCGGCGCCAAGGAGCTCATCAAGCGCTACACCTCCGGGTGGCGCGCGGTGCACGCCCTGCAGTACCTCCAGGAGGCCCTGCCGGCCGTGCGGCTCGCCGCCGTCTGA
- a CDS encoding DinB family protein, whose amino-acid sequence MTHPQVDEQGRPEPPMVAGEAATLLGFLDFQRATLEWKTRGLDEAGLRTTLPPSGMTLAGLLKHLAWVEDFWFVHTAGGSPMPEPWAGVDWDADHDWEWHSALEDDAPALRATWEASVARSRALVDRLLVTSGLDGTHTAWGGRAEVTLRWILVHMVEEYARHNGHADLLREAVDGVTGE is encoded by the coding sequence ATGACGCATCCGCAGGTCGACGAGCAGGGCCGTCCGGAGCCCCCGATGGTGGCCGGTGAGGCCGCGACGCTGCTGGGCTTCCTCGACTTCCAGCGGGCCACGCTGGAGTGGAAGACCCGGGGCCTGGACGAGGCGGGGCTGCGCACCACCCTGCCCCCGAGCGGTATGACGCTCGCCGGGCTGCTCAAGCACCTCGCCTGGGTGGAGGACTTCTGGTTCGTCCACACCGCCGGCGGGTCACCCATGCCCGAGCCGTGGGCCGGCGTGGACTGGGACGCCGATCACGACTGGGAGTGGCACTCGGCCCTGGAGGACGACGCCCCGGCGCTGCGCGCGACGTGGGAGGCCTCGGTGGCGCGCTCCCGCGCGCTGGTCGACCGGCTGCTGGTGACGAGCGGGCTGGACGGCACGCACACCGCGTGGGGCGGGCGGGCCGAGGTGACGCTGCGGTGGATCCTCGTCCACATGGTCGAGGAGTACGCACGCCACAACGGTCACGCCGACCTCCTGCGCGAGGCGGTGGACGGCGTGACCGGGGAGTGA
- a CDS encoding HAD-IA family hydrolase — MRDITAETFEAVLFDNDGTLTDSTAVVERAWRAWALDRGIPVERLKGFHGVPSRSIVTALLEPGDDIDLATADIDARELQDLEGVVALPGAAQALEAVGERAAMVTSATRELARLRLTAAGLRPPAVLLTAEDFTRGKPDPQPYLLGAERLGVDPVRCLVVEDAPAGLRSGRAAGAATLAVTTTSSADELAPLADHVVTDLSAVQFSLTADGVRVSLAPVTA, encoded by the coding sequence ATGCGTGACATCACCGCCGAGACCTTCGAGGCCGTCCTCTTCGACAACGACGGCACGCTCACCGACTCGACCGCGGTGGTGGAGCGGGCCTGGCGGGCGTGGGCCCTCGACCGCGGCATCCCGGTGGAGCGCCTGAAGGGCTTCCACGGGGTTCCGAGCCGCAGCATCGTCACCGCCCTCCTCGAGCCGGGGGACGACATCGACCTGGCGACCGCCGACATCGACGCGCGGGAGCTGCAGGACCTGGAGGGGGTCGTCGCCCTGCCCGGAGCGGCGCAGGCGCTGGAGGCCGTGGGGGAGCGGGCCGCCATGGTCACGTCCGCCACCCGCGAGCTCGCCCGCCTGCGCCTCACGGCCGCGGGGCTGCGTCCGCCCGCCGTGCTGCTGACCGCCGAGGACTTCACCCGCGGCAAGCCCGACCCGCAGCCCTACCTGCTCGGCGCCGAGCGGCTCGGCGTCGACCCTGTGCGCTGCCTCGTCGTCGAGGACGCTCCGGCGGGCCTGCGTTCCGGCCGGGCGGCCGGCGCCGCGACGCTCGCGGTCACGACGACCAGTTCGGCCGACGAGCTGGCACCGCTGGCCGACCACGTCGTCACCGACCTCTCGGCCGTCCAGTTCTCCCTCACGGCCGACGGCGTCCGGGTCTCGCTGGCCCCGGTCACCGCCTGA